The DNA region GTCGAGCCGAGGGCGTAGGCCGACTCCTTGAGCATGGGCGGGGTGACGTCGAAGACGTCCCGCATCACCGAGGCGATGAACGGGATGATCATGATGGCCAGGATGATCCCGGCCGAGAGGATGCCGATGCCGACCGGCGGACCGGACACGAGCGCGCCCAGCACCGGCACGCCGGCGAACAGGGCCTGCAGCGGCTGCTGCACGAACGTGGCCAGGATGGGGCCGAAGACCAGCAGGCCCCACATGCCGTACACGATGGAGGGCACCGCTGCCAGCAGTTCGATGGCGGTTCCGAGCGGGCGCTTGAGCCAGGCGGGCGACAGCTCGGTGAGGAACAGCGCGATGCCGAAGCTGACGGGCACGGCGATCACCAGCGCGATGAGCGAGGTGGCCAGGGTGCCGTAGATCATCACCAGGCCGCCGTACTCGCCGCCCACCGGGTCCCAAACGCTGCTGGTGATGAACCCGATGCCGTACTTCCCGATCGCCGGCCAGGCACCCGCCAGCAGCGACAGCAGGATGCCGGCCAGCAGTGCGAGCGTGAGGATGGCCGAACCGCGGGCCGCCCACCCGAACAGCCGGTCGCCCCAGGGCGCGGCCCGGCGGGGGCGGCTGGCGGGAGGAAGGCTCATTCGGCGCCCTCCCTTCCGGGCTGGCACGGCGCCAGGGACGGCGAAGGGGGCCTCATGGGCCGGGAGTGTAGAGGACACCGGAACTGTTCTCGTCTGTGGAACGGGGGCGGCCGCAGCCGCCCACCTCTCTTACTTGAAAGCGATGGCCTTGCCGCTGGCGTCCTTCAGCTCGGTCGCCCACAGCTTCTCGACCTGGGTCTTCACGGCCGCGGGCATGGGCACGTAGTCGAGGTCGTCGGCCGTCTTGTCGCCGCTCTTGTAGGCCCACTCGAAGAATTTGATGGTGGCAGCGGCCTGCGCCGGCTTGTCCTGCACCTTGTGCATCAGGATGAAGGTGGCGCCGGTGATGGGCCAGCTCTCCGCGCCCGGCTGGTTGGTCAGGATCTGGTAGAAGCTCTTGGACCAGTCGGCCCCGGCGGCGGCGGCCTTGAAAGCCTTGTCTTCCGGCGCCACGAACTGGCCGGCCGCGTTCTGCATCAGTGCGTAGGCCATCTTGTTCTGCTTGACGTACGCGTACTCGACGTAGCCGATCGCGTTGGGCAGCCGGCCGACGAAAGCGGCCACACCCTCGTTGCCCTTGCCGCCCGCGCCGGTCGGCCAGTTGACGGCGGTGCCCTCGCCCACCTTGGACTTCCACTCCGCGTTCGCCTTCGACAGGTAGTTGGTGAAGATGAAGCTGGTGCCGGAGCCGTCGGCGCGCCGCACCGGGGCGATGGCGGCGTCGGGCAGGCTCAGCGACGGGTTCAGGGCCTTGATGGCCGGGTCGCTCCACTTGGTGATCTTGCCCAGGTAGATGTCGCCCAGCACCTGGCCGTTCAGGCGCAGCTGGCCCGGGCCGATGCCCTTGATGTTGACCACGGGGATGACGCCGCCGATGACGGTCGGGAACTGGACCTGGTTCTTCTTGGCCAGTTCCTCGTCCTTCAGGGGCGCATCGGACGCGCCGAAGTCGACGGTCTTGGCGTCTATCTGGCGGATGCCGGCACCGGACCCCACGGACTGGTAGTTGATGCGAATGCCGGTCGCCTTGTTGTAGTCAGCCGCCCACTTGGCATACAGCGGCGCCGGGAAGCTTGCACCGGCGCCCGTCACTTCCTGGGCCGCCGCGAGGCCCGCGAACGTCAGGGAGACGAGGCCGAGGGTGGCCACACGGAAAGTCGAAGTCATGCTTGTTCCTGGTTGGGGATGGGACCGGCGGAACTCTAAGAAGCTTCCGTGACAACGGGATGACATGCGCAACTCCTTCACACCTGGGTCGTCACGGATCTGTCACGGCAGGTCACTACGCTCGCCGCCGACCCAACACCGCAGAGGAGAACCCCCATGTCCATTCACCGACTCGTCCTGATCGCCGGCGCCGCGCTGCTCGCCGCCGGCTGTGCCACAACCCAGACCCCCGTGTCAGTGGCCGACACCATCGCCCACGATCCCGAGCTGTCGACGCTGAACGGCCTGGTCCAGAAGGCCGGCCTGGCCGACACGTTGAAGTCCGGCGGCCCCTACACCGTGTTCGCGCCGACCAACGAAGCCTTCCAGGCGGTACCGGCCAAGACGCTGGACGAGCTCGGCAAGGACCCCGCCAGGCTCAAGGCCGTGCTGTCCTACCACGTGCTGCCGACGCGCCTGACGGCTGACCAGGTCAGCACCAGCAACGCGAAGACCACCGAAGGCGGGAACCTCGCCCTGGCCAAGGCCGGGGCCTACCTGACGGTAGAAGACGCCATGGTCCAGACGGCCGACATCGCCGCCAGCAACGGGGTCGTGCACACGATCGACCGCGTGCTGATGCCGCCGCGCCGCTGACATGAGTCCCAAGCACCAGCGTGCATCGTTCACGCCGCGGCGCCGCGCCCTCCTGCTGGCCACGCCGGCCGCCGCGGTCGCACGCCCGTCGGCGGGCCAGCCCGGCCGGCCGGCCGGCAAGCCGCTCACCGTCGCGCAGATCGTCGACACCTCGCCCGCACAGCAGGACGTCTCCAAGGACTTCCTGATCGGCTCGCGCGCGGCCTGGCAGGACATCAATGCCAGGGGCGGCGTCCGCGGCCGGCCCGTCACCCACCTCACGGTCGAGGTCGATGGCACGCCGGCCAGCCCGCGGGCGGCGCTCGGCTCGCTGCGGGACAACCCCTCCTGCGTGGTCCTGTCAGGGACGGCAGGCGATCCGGTCGCCGTCCAGGTGATCGACCTCCTGCGGCAGGACAACTTGCCGATCGCGCATGTTGCCCCGTGGCTGCAGGACTCCGTGAGCGACGTCGACGACAGCACCTTCCCGATCTTCGCGTCCCGCCAGGAACAGATCGTCCATGCCCTGAAGTCGCTGACCACGCTGGGCGTGAAGGACGTCGGGGCCGTGTTCGCGTCCCCGACCGAGCAGGCGCTGTATGGCCGCGAGCTCGAGCGGGTGGCCGCCACGCTTAATCTCCAACTGAAGACCTACCGGGGCGGCGGCGATCTCGTGCGTCTGGGCTTGCAGCTGACGCCGGGCACGCCGGCGATCCTGCTCTTCATCGGGGGAACGCCCGAGCTGGTGCAGTTCACCCAGGGGCTGGAGCAGCAGCAACGGCAGCGCTACCTGGTGGCGCTGGCCGACGTGAACCTGCAGACGATGGTGCAGATGGGTGGGGGCCGCAGCATCCCGGTGATCGCCACCCAGCCGGTGCCGATGGTCACCGCCAGCCTGCCGATCGTGCGCGCCTACCGCGACACCCTGGGCCGGCTGTTCGACGAGCCGCCGGCGACGCTGTCCCTGGCCGGCTTCATCGCGGCGCGCTACACGTCCGAGGTCATGGCCGAAGTTGACGTGCCGCTGACGAGGCAGTCCGTGCTGGCGGCGTTCCGGCGGCGCGCGACACTGGACCTGGGAGGGTTCCGCGTGAGCTTCGACCAGCGCCGCCGCAGCGGGGCCTTCGTCACCCAGAGCATGCTGACGCCGGACGGGCGCGTGCTGGGCTGAAGCCGGCCCGGCGAGCCCCTGCCGACGGCCTCCTTTGCTATGCTGGCCCGCGAATGGACAACGGAACCCTCCTGGCCGGCGTCGACCTAGGCTCGAACAGTTTCAGGCTCGAGATCGGTCGGCACGACCACGGGCAGGTCCACCGCACCGAATACCTGAAGGAGACGGTGCGGTTGGGCGCCGGGCTCGACGACTCGCGCAACCTCACCGTCGAAGCCATGCGGCGTGGCTGGGAATGCCTGGCGCGATTCGGAGAACGGCTGGCCGGTTTCCGGCGCAGCCAGGTCCGGGCCGTCGCAACTCAGACCCTGCGCGAAGCCCGCAATCGCGATGATTTCCTCGGCCGGGCCCACGACATCCTCGGGTTCCCGATCGAAGTGATCTCCGGCCGCGAGGAGGCGCGCCTGATCTACCAGGGCGTCGCCCACCTCCTGCCGCAGTCGGACGAGCGGCGGCTGGTGGTGGATATCGGCGGCCGGTCCACCGAGCTGATCCTGGGTCAGCAATTCGAGGCGCGGGTGACGGAGAGCTATCGCGTCGGCAGCGTCGCGTGGTCGCTGCGCTACTTTCCGGACGGCACCCTGTCTGCCGCTGCCTTCGAGCGAGCCCGGGTGGCGGCCCAGGCCGTGCTCGAGGACGCCACGGTCCGCTACGGCCGCCGCCAATGGGACGTGGCGTACGGATCGTCAGGCACGATCGGGGCGGTCGGCGACATCCTGCTGGCGGCCGGCCGGCCGGCGGTGTCGCGCGAGAGCCTGTCGTGGCTGCAGGGGCAACTGATCGCGGCCAAGTCGGTCGATCGGGTCCGGCTGGAAGGGCTGAAGGACGACCGGCGGCCGGTGATCGGTGGCGGACTGTCCGTCCTGCAGGCTGTGTTCGACCAGTTGGACATCCAGGAGCTGCTGCCGGCCGAGGGCGCGCTGCGTCAGGGCGTCGTGTTCGACCTCCTGGATCGCGAGCATGTCGGAACCGACGTCCGATCGGTCACCGTGCAGAGGCTGGCTACCAAGTTCGGCGTCGACACCCCCCAGGCCACCCGCGTGGGCAAGGTCGCGCGCCAGCTCCTGCGGCAGTTGCGCGGGGCCGACGACTCCCCACAGGCGTTGGCGCGCCACGAGCGCAAGCTGGGCTGGGCCGCCCTGCTGCACGAGATCGGCAGCCACATCTCGCACAGCGATGCGCACAAGCACGGCGCGTACATCCTCGACCACGCCGATGCACCCGGTTTTGCGCAACCCGAACTGCACCGCCTGGGCCTGCTGGTCCTGGGCCACCGCGGCAAGCTGCGCAAGCTCGACGCCGACTTTTCCGACGTGGTGTTCGTGCACCAGCTGCTGTGCCTGCGGCTGGCCGTGATCCTGTGCCACGCCAGGCGCGATCCCAACCTCTCCGGCCTGCAGTTGCGGGCCGGCAACCAGCAGTTCACGCTGTCCATCCCGGCCGACTGGGCGCGCGCCTACCCGCAGTCCGCGCATCTCCTGCGCGAGGAAGCGGTCGCGTGGCAGAAGACACCCTGGACTCTCGCCACCGGTTGAGTTACCTGGCGGAAACGGTCTAAACTGTATATACCGTTTCGAGGAAGGACCCGGATCATGGCAACAGTGAAGAAGCCGGTGGCCAAGGCGGCCAGGACGGCCAAGCCCGTCGCACGGCGCGCAGCGCCGAAGGCGAGCAAGCCTGCACCCAAGGCCTCGCTGGCCTCCAGGGCGGCCGAGCCGCCCAAGGCTGCCAAGGTCCCGCCGCCATCCAACGCAGCCAAGTCCCCCGACGGCGCCAGGACCGAGAAGGACGACAAGGCCCGCAAGCCGAAGCTGGTGCGCGACAGCTACACCATTCCCAAGGTCGAATACGCGGTGCTCGAGGCCCTCAAGGTGCGGGCCGCCAAGGCCGGTACGCCGGCCAAGAAGAGCGAGTTGCTGCGCGCAGGCATCAAGGCCCTGGCCGTCATGCCCGAGTCGGCCTTCCTGGCCGCGGTGGGCGCCGTGCCCGCCATCAAGACGGGCCGTCCGGCCAAGGCCTGAGCGCCGCTCAGGTCGCGTCGGGCGACTGTACGGCCACCACCACGGTCTGCTGGTGGCCGTCCCGCTCGCGGGTACGCAACCACCACGCCGTGCCCTTGCGCACCTGGCAGGTGCCGCTGTCCATGCCCAGCAGCTGCGCCACGACCTCGCCCAGCACCGGCTGGTGGCCGACCACGACCACCGGCTGGCGCGCCGACGGCCACTGCGCCGCCTCCAGGATGCCGGGCACGTCCGCAGCCGGCCCGAGTTCCGGGCGCACCTTGAACTTGCGGCCCAGCGCCCTGGCCGTCTGGTCGCAGCGCCGCGCCGGGCTGCACAGGATGCGGGCGCCCTCGGGCAGCAGCCGATCGAGCCAGGCCGCCACGCGGGCCGCCTGCTTTTCGCCACGGGCGGTCAGCGCCCGCTCCAGGTCCTCGAGGCCCTCGCGCTGGTCTTCGGCCTCCGCGTGGCGCCACAAAATCAGGTCCATGCCGGCTCCTGTGGAATGGCGCGCACCCCATGGCGGGCCATGAGGGCTTGCTGCGCGCCGTGCCCTTTCGACCCCCGCCGCGAGCGCACGGGCTCGTAGCGGCCATCCGACTGCAGTTCCCAGGCGTCCCGATCGTCGTGCAGGTAGGCCACCAGGCACTCGTCGACGATGCGCTGGCGCAGCACCGGGTCGGTGACCGGCCAGGCCAGTTCGATCCGGCGCAGCATGTTCCGGTTCATCCAGTCGGCGCTGGACAGGAACAGCTCCTCCTCGCTTCCTGCCCGCAGGTAGAAGACGCGCGAATGCTCTAGGAAGCGGCCGACGACGGAGCGCACGCGGATGTTGTCGGTCCAGCCGGGCAGCCCCGGGGGCAGCATGCACGCGCCGCGGATGATGAGGTCGATGTGCGCGCCGTGGCGGCCCGCCCGCACGAGCGCGTGCATCAGCTGCTCGTCGGTCAGTGCATTCATCTTGAGCACGATCCGCGCCGGCAGCCCGCGCGCCGCCGCTTCGCCCAGCACGTCGATCTTCTCGATCAGGCGCCGGTGCAGGTGGAACGGCGCCATCAGCACGCAGTTGAGCCGCGGGAGCCGCGTCTGGCTGGCCAGGTGCACGAAGATCGCCTCCACGTCGGCGGTCAGCTTGGGATCGGCGGTCAGGTAGCTGAGGTCGGTGTACAGCCGGGCCGTGGACGGGTTGTAATTGCCCGTGGACAGGTGGGCGTAGCGCACCAGCGCACGCCCTTCCCGCCGGGTGACCAGCAGCATCTTGGCGTGCGTCTTGAGGC from Ramlibacter pinisoli includes:
- the pstC gene encoding phosphate ABC transporter permease subunit PstC; its protein translation is MSLPPASRPRRAAPWGDRLFGWAARGSAILTLALLAGILLSLLAGAWPAIGKYGIGFITSSVWDPVGGEYGGLVMIYGTLATSLIALVIAVPVSFGIALFLTELSPAWLKRPLGTAIELLAAVPSIVYGMWGLLVFGPILATFVQQPLQALFAGVPVLGALVSGPPVGIGILSAGIILAIMIIPFIASVMRDVFDVTPPMLKESAYALGSTTWEVVSRVVLPYTKAGVVGGIMLGLGRALGETMAVTFVIGNFNQLDSLSLFQPANSITSALANEFAEAASGLHQASLIYLGLVLFFITFVVLALSKLLLSRLRRAEGAKS
- the pstS gene encoding phosphate ABC transporter substrate-binding protein PstS — encoded protein: MTSTFRVATLGLVSLTFAGLAAAQEVTGAGASFPAPLYAKWAADYNKATGIRINYQSVGSGAGIRQIDAKTVDFGASDAPLKDEELAKKNQVQFPTVIGGVIPVVNIKGIGPGQLRLNGQVLGDIYLGKITKWSDPAIKALNPSLSLPDAAIAPVRRADGSGTSFIFTNYLSKANAEWKSKVGEGTAVNWPTGAGGKGNEGVAAFVGRLPNAIGYVEYAYVKQNKMAYALMQNAAGQFVAPEDKAFKAAAAGADWSKSFYQILTNQPGAESWPITGATFILMHKVQDKPAQAAATIKFFEWAYKSGDKTADDLDYVPMPAAVKTQVEKLWATELKDASGKAIAFK
- a CDS encoding fasciclin domain-containing protein, with amino-acid sequence MSIHRLVLIAGAALLAAGCATTQTPVSVADTIAHDPELSTLNGLVQKAGLADTLKSGGPYTVFAPTNEAFQAVPAKTLDELGKDPARLKAVLSYHVLPTRLTADQVSTSNAKTTEGGNLALAKAGAYLTVEDAMVQTADIAASNGVVHTIDRVLMPPRR
- a CDS encoding ABC transporter substrate-binding protein, whose amino-acid sequence is MSPKHQRASFTPRRRALLLATPAAAVARPSAGQPGRPAGKPLTVAQIVDTSPAQQDVSKDFLIGSRAAWQDINARGGVRGRPVTHLTVEVDGTPASPRAALGSLRDNPSCVVLSGTAGDPVAVQVIDLLRQDNLPIAHVAPWLQDSVSDVDDSTFPIFASRQEQIVHALKSLTTLGVKDVGAVFASPTEQALYGRELERVAATLNLQLKTYRGGGDLVRLGLQLTPGTPAILLFIGGTPELVQFTQGLEQQQRQRYLVALADVNLQTMVQMGGGRSIPVIATQPVPMVTASLPIVRAYRDTLGRLFDEPPATLSLAGFIAARYTSEVMAEVDVPLTRQSVLAAFRRRATLDLGGFRVSFDQRRRSGAFVTQSMLTPDGRVLG
- a CDS encoding Ppx/GppA phosphatase family protein; the encoded protein is MDNGTLLAGVDLGSNSFRLEIGRHDHGQVHRTEYLKETVRLGAGLDDSRNLTVEAMRRGWECLARFGERLAGFRRSQVRAVATQTLREARNRDDFLGRAHDILGFPIEVISGREEARLIYQGVAHLLPQSDERRLVVDIGGRSTELILGQQFEARVTESYRVGSVAWSLRYFPDGTLSAAAFERARVAAQAVLEDATVRYGRRQWDVAYGSSGTIGAVGDILLAAGRPAVSRESLSWLQGQLIAAKSVDRVRLEGLKDDRRPVIGGGLSVLQAVFDQLDIQELLPAEGALRQGVVFDLLDREHVGTDVRSVTVQRLATKFGVDTPQATRVGKVARQLLRQLRGADDSPQALARHERKLGWAALLHEIGSHISHSDAHKHGAYILDHADAPGFAQPELHRLGLLVLGHRGKLRKLDADFSDVVFVHQLLCLRLAVILCHARRDPNLSGLQLRAGNQQFTLSIPADWARAYPQSAHLLREEAVAWQKTPWTLATG
- the sixA gene encoding phosphohistidine phosphatase SixA, which produces MDLILWRHAEAEDQREGLEDLERALTARGEKQAARVAAWLDRLLPEGARILCSPARRCDQTARALGRKFKVRPELGPAADVPGILEAAQWPSARQPVVVVGHQPVLGEVVAQLLGMDSGTCQVRKGTAWWLRTRERDGHQQTVVVAVQSPDAT